A single genomic interval of Thermus caldifontis harbors:
- a CDS encoding TerC family protein: MEGGVLSVILILVALEVILSADNALILGVIVQKLPVHLRRKALFYGILGAYVLRGLALFFAALVIKLWWVQVLGAAYLLYVALKHFLRPQEAHAPPPLEVSAAQFWKTVAQVELMDLAFAVDSVLVAVALSDKLWVIYTGVFLGILALRVLASLVVSLLDRYPRFKHLAYGVVGLAGVKLLLGGWDKLMKEVLHRPELAVGLDKEAFSLLILGVLLLGSLWALRKPAVQPS; this comes from the coding sequence ATGGAAGGTGGCGTTCTCTCGGTGATCCTCATCCTGGTGGCCCTCGAGGTGATCCTCTCCGCCGATAACGCCCTGATCCTGGGGGTCATCGTCCAGAAGCTACCCGTTCACCTGAGGCGGAAAGCCCTCTTCTACGGCATCCTGGGGGCCTACGTGCTTCGGGGCCTGGCCCTTTTCTTCGCCGCCTTGGTCATCAAGCTCTGGTGGGTCCAGGTGCTGGGAGCTGCCTATCTGCTTTACGTGGCCCTGAAGCACTTCCTCAGGCCCCAGGAAGCCCACGCCCCACCCCCCCTGGAGGTGAGCGCCGCCCAGTTTTGGAAAACGGTGGCCCAGGTGGAGCTCATGGACCTAGCCTTCGCCGTGGACTCGGTGCTGGTGGCCGTGGCCCTCTCCGACAAGCTTTGGGTCATCTACACCGGGGTCTTCCTGGGCATCCTGGCCCTCAGGGTGCTGGCCAGCCTGGTGGTCTCCCTCCTGGACCGCTATCCCCGGTTCAAGCACCTGGCCTATGGGGTGGTGGGGCTCGCCGGGGTTAAGCTCCTCCTGGGCGGCTGGGACAAGCTGATGAAGGAGGTCCTCCACCGCCCCGAGCTGGCCGTGGGACTGGACAAGGAGGCCTTCAGCCTCCTCATCCTGGGGGTGCTCCTTCTGGGAAGCCTCTGGGCCCTACGTAAGCCGGCGGTCCAACCTTCGTAG
- a CDS encoding metal-sulfur cluster assembly factor, with protein MDERQEALPEGEKPAGAGEGLPTKEQVLEALKVVYDPEIPVNIVDLGLVYDVEVHENGLVDVTMTLTAIGCPAQDMVKADAEMAVMRLPGVQGVNVEFVWTPPWTPARMTEEGKRMMRMFGFNV; from the coding sequence ATGGACGAGCGTCAAGAGGCCTTGCCCGAAGGGGAAAAGCCAGCTGGGGCGGGGGAGGGTTTGCCCACCAAGGAGCAGGTCCTCGAGGCCCTGAAGGTGGTCTATGACCCCGAGATTCCCGTGAACATCGTGGACCTGGGTCTGGTCTACGACGTGGAGGTGCACGAAAACGGCCTGGTGGACGTCACCATGACCCTCACCGCCATCGGCTGCCCGGCCCAGGACATGGTGAAGGCCGATGCGGAGATGGCGGTGATGCGCCTGCCCGGGGTACAGGGGGTGAACGTGGAGTTCGTCTGGACCCCCCCCTGGACCCCTGCCCGCATGACCGAGGAGGGCAAGCGCATGATGCGGATGTTTGGGTTCAACGTGTAG
- a CDS encoding class I SAM-dependent rRNA methyltransferase, with protein sequence MLRVVVKPGKERKVRNFYPNLYRDELEEMPSQAGVAEAVATDGSFLAVGYLDPDSRIPFRAYRFDPGPLDRTFFLARFQRALFRREGMGQSYRLVHGEADGLPGLVVDRFGEVLVLQVRTRGMEALREVWFPALLEVVSPKGVYERSDVEARRQEGLPERVGVVYGEVPGVLEVEEDGLLFPIPLALAQKTGFYLDQRENRRLFEGLVRPGERVLDVFSYVGGFALRAARKGAYALAVDKDLEALSVLDRAAMRLGLRVDIRHGEALEVLRGLQGRFHHILLDPPTLVKRPDEVSPMKRHLVDLLREALRLLASEGYLWLSTCSYYLKAEDLLEVARRAAADRGMRLRVHGLTYQPKDHPWSLHVPESLYLKTLILQEDAL encoded by the coding sequence GTGCTTAGGGTGGTGGTCAAGCCGGGAAAGGAGAGGAAGGTCCGCAACTTCTACCCCAACCTCTACCGGGATGAGCTGGAGGAGATGCCTTCCCAGGCAGGGGTGGCGGAGGCTGTGGCTACCGATGGAAGTTTTCTAGCGGTGGGCTACCTGGACCCCGATTCCCGCATCCCCTTCCGGGCTTACCGCTTTGACCCCGGCCCGCTGGATCGGACCTTTTTTCTAGCCCGCTTTCAGCGGGCCCTCTTTAGGAGGGAAGGGATGGGCCAGAGCTACCGCCTGGTGCACGGGGAGGCGGATGGCCTTCCCGGTCTGGTGGTGGATCGCTTCGGGGAGGTCTTGGTGCTCCAGGTCCGTACCCGGGGGATGGAGGCCTTAAGGGAGGTGTGGTTTCCGGCCCTTCTGGAGGTGGTATCCCCCAAGGGAGTCTATGAGCGAAGCGATGTGGAGGCCAGGAGGCAGGAAGGCCTTCCCGAGAGGGTAGGGGTGGTCTATGGAGAGGTGCCTGGGGTTTTGGAGGTGGAGGAGGATGGCCTCCTTTTTCCCATTCCCCTGGCCCTGGCCCAGAAGACGGGGTTTTACCTGGACCAGCGGGAAAACCGCCGCCTCTTTGAGGGCTTGGTTCGCCCGGGGGAGAGGGTCTTGGATGTCTTTAGCTATGTGGGGGGCTTCGCCTTGCGGGCGGCGCGCAAGGGAGCCTATGCCCTGGCGGTGGACAAGGACCTCGAGGCCCTCTCCGTCCTGGACCGGGCGGCTATGCGGCTGGGCCTTAGGGTGGATATCCGCCACGGGGAAGCCCTGGAGGTGCTGAGGGGACTTCAAGGGCGTTTCCACCACATCCTCTTGGACCCGCCCACCCTGGTGAAGCGTCCGGATGAGGTTTCCCCCATGAAAAGGCACCTGGTGGACCTCCTCAGGGAGGCCTTGCGCCTCTTGGCCTCCGAGGGGTACCTCTGGCTTTCCACCTGTAGCTATTACCTCAAGGCGGAGGACCTTTTGGAGGTGGCGCGAAGGGCGGCCGCCGACCGGGGGATGCGCCTTAGGGTGCACGGCCTCACCTACCAGCCCAAGGACCATCCCTGGAGCCTGCACGTGCCGGAAAGCCTTTACCTGAAGACCCTGATCCTGCAAGAGGATGCCCTTTGA
- a CDS encoding citrate synthase/methylcitrate synthase: MEVARGLEGVLFTESRMCFIDGEAGRLYYYGIPIQELAEKSTFEETTFLLLHGRLPKREELQAFKGELARRRALPGHLLESFRRYPLSAHPMSFLRTAVSELGMLDPTEGDISQEALYGKGLDLIAKFATIVAANKRLREGKEPLPPREDLSHAANFLYMANGVEPSKEQERLMDAALILHAEHGFNASTFTAIAAFSTETDLYSAITAAVASLKGPRHGGANEAVMKMIREIGTPERARDWVREKLAKKERIMGMGHRVYKAFDPRAGVLERLARIVAETHGHSTEYQILKIVEEEAGKVLNPRGIYPNVDFYSGVVYSDLGFGLEFFTPIFAVARVSGWVGHILEYKALDNRLLRPDAKYIGELDVPYVPLEARA; the protein is encoded by the coding sequence ATGGAAGTGGCAAGGGGTTTAGAAGGCGTGCTCTTTACGGAAAGCCGGATGTGCTTCATTGACGGGGAGGCGGGCCGCCTCTACTACTACGGCATCCCCATCCAGGAGCTGGCGGAGAAGAGCACCTTTGAGGAAACCACCTTTCTTCTGCTACACGGGAGACTTCCCAAACGGGAGGAACTTCAGGCCTTCAAAGGGGAGCTGGCTAGGCGGCGGGCCTTGCCTGGCCACCTCTTGGAATCCTTCCGCCGTTATCCCCTCTCGGCCCATCCCATGAGCTTCCTGCGCACGGCGGTTTCCGAGCTGGGGATGCTGGATCCCACCGAGGGGGACATCTCCCAAGAGGCCCTCTACGGTAAGGGGCTTGACCTCATCGCCAAGTTCGCCACCATCGTGGCGGCCAACAAGCGCTTGCGGGAGGGCAAGGAACCCCTCCCTCCCCGGGAGGACCTTTCCCACGCCGCCAACTTTTTGTATATGGCCAACGGGGTGGAGCCCTCCAAGGAGCAGGAGCGCCTCATGGACGCTGCCCTTATCCTGCACGCGGAGCACGGCTTTAACGCCAGCACCTTTACCGCCATCGCCGCCTTTTCCACGGAAACCGACCTCTACTCGGCCATCACCGCCGCCGTGGCCTCCCTCAAGGGCCCCAGGCATGGCGGGGCCAACGAGGCGGTGATGAAGATGATCCGGGAGATCGGCACCCCGGAAAGGGCCCGGGATTGGGTGCGGGAGAAGCTGGCCAAGAAGGAACGCATCATGGGCATGGGCCACCGGGTCTACAAGGCCTTTGACCCTAGGGCCGGGGTCCTGGAGCGCCTGGCCCGCATCGTGGCGGAAACCCACGGGCATTCCACCGAGTATCAGATCCTGAAGATCGTGGAGGAGGAGGCGGGGAAGGTTCTGAACCCCAGGGGCATCTACCCCAACGTGGACTTCTACTCCGGGGTGGTTTACTCGGACCTGGGCTTTGGCCTGGAGTTCTTTACCCCCATCTTCGCCGTGGCCCGCGTCTCCGGCTGGGTGGGGCACATCTTGGAGTACAAGGCTCTGGATAACCGCCTTCTCAGGCCGGATGCCAAGTATATCGGCGAGTTGGACGTGCCCTACGTGCCCTTGGAGGCCCGGGCCTAG
- a CDS encoding HesA/MoeB/ThiF family protein has translation MWTKEELDRYHRQMILPQVGPEGQERLKDSSVVVVGAGGLGVPVLQYLTAAGVGRIGIVEMDRVELSNLHRQVLYTTEDVGKPKALVAKERLLALNPLVHIDPYPVRLTSENALEILGPYHLVVDASDNFPTRYLVNDACVFLGKPLVYGAIYQFDGQVAVFHHPTPEGEVGPCYRCLFPKPPPPGSVPSCAEAGVFGVLPAVVGSLMAAEALKVLLGIGKPLAGSLLLYDALEGQFRKLSLRRNPACPVCGDHPTQRELIDYEAFCGL, from the coding sequence ATGTGGACCAAGGAGGAGCTGGACCGGTACCACCGCCAGATGATCCTGCCCCAGGTGGGGCCTGAGGGCCAGGAGAGGCTGAAGGACTCCTCCGTGGTGGTGGTGGGGGCAGGAGGGCTTGGGGTTCCCGTCCTCCAGTACCTCACCGCCGCCGGCGTGGGCCGGATTGGCATCGTGGAGATGGACCGGGTGGAGCTTTCCAACCTCCACCGCCAGGTGCTCTACACCACGGAGGACGTGGGCAAGCCCAAGGCCCTGGTCGCCAAGGAGCGCCTGCTTGCCCTAAACCCCTTGGTGCACATAGACCCCTACCCCGTGCGCCTCACCTCGGAAAACGCCCTGGAGATCCTTGGGCCTTACCATCTGGTGGTGGACGCCTCCGACAACTTCCCCACCCGCTACCTGGTCAACGACGCTTGCGTTTTTCTAGGAAAACCCTTGGTCTACGGGGCCATCTACCAGTTTGACGGCCAGGTGGCGGTCTTCCACCACCCCACCCCCGAAGGGGAGGTGGGCCCCTGCTACCGCTGCCTCTTCCCCAAGCCTCCCCCTCCGGGAAGCGTTCCCTCCTGTGCGGAGGCGGGGGTTTTTGGGGTTTTGCCGGCGGTGGTGGGAAGCCTCATGGCCGCGGAGGCCCTCAAGGTGCTCCTGGGGATCGGAAAGCCCCTGGCTGGGTCCCTGCTCCTCTACGACGCCCTGGAAGGCCAGTTCCGTAAGCTATCCCTACGCCGCAACCCCGCCTGCCCGGTCTGCGGGGACCACCCCACCCAGCGGGAGCTCATAGACTACGAGGCCTTTTGCGGCCTCTAA
- a CDS encoding acyltransferase: MPWLLPKGIAPLHEKALERFLGGLVERLSDPSVDRNALVREELARLLYGRSYAELLELSPLAAMGLDPEGITFEAEYYAATDQDKFQKVKPLLWFWKVLDLTPIGQSVHSGVAIRRALAPFIFKRVGKNPKFFQNVEFSVGYNLELGDDVVVHRYVLLDDIGGIKIGDRTSLSDYVNVYSHTHHVLASPDVTLKETIIGSGVRITYHATVLAGVRIGDDAMVGTGAIVTKDVPPHAIALGIPARPVRYKVRHDCPYCRKGEPHPSDLIPKAPDRKGNPDYPDFLPPGFGTREA, encoded by the coding sequence ATGCCCTGGCTCCTGCCCAAAGGTATCGCCCCCCTTCACGAAAAGGCCCTGGAGCGTTTCCTTGGGGGTCTGGTGGAAAGGCTTTCCGACCCCAGCGTGGACCGGAACGCCCTGGTGCGGGAGGAGCTTGCCCGCCTCCTCTATGGCCGGTCCTATGCGGAACTCTTGGAGCTAAGCCCCCTGGCGGCCATGGGGCTAGACCCCGAGGGCATCACCTTTGAGGCCGAGTACTACGCCGCCACCGACCAGGATAAGTTCCAAAAGGTGAAGCCCCTCCTCTGGTTCTGGAAGGTTTTGGACCTCACCCCCATCGGCCAGTCCGTGCATTCCGGGGTGGCCATCCGCCGGGCCTTGGCCCCCTTCATCTTCAAACGGGTGGGGAAAAACCCCAAGTTCTTCCAGAACGTGGAGTTTTCCGTGGGATACAACCTGGAGCTGGGCGATGACGTGGTGGTCCACCGCTACGTACTCCTGGACGATATTGGGGGCATAAAAATCGGGGACCGCACCTCCCTTTCCGACTACGTGAACGTCTACAGCCACACCCACCACGTCCTGGCCTCCCCCGACGTCACCCTCAAGGAAACCATTATCGGCAGCGGGGTGCGCATCACCTACCACGCCACCGTCCTGGCCGGGGTGCGCATCGGGGATGACGCCATGGTGGGCACCGGGGCCATCGTCACCAAGGATGTGCCCCCCCACGCCATCGCCTTGGGGATCCCCGCCCGGCCCGTGCGCTACAAGGTCCGCCACGACTGCCCCTACTGCCGCAAGGGGGAGCCCCATCCCTCGGACCTCATCCCCAAGGCCCCCGACCGCAAGGGCAACCCCGACTACCCCGATTTCCTGCCCCCCGGCTTCGGCACCCGGGAGGCCTAG
- the era gene encoding GTPase Era: MEEKTYSGFVAIVGKPNVGKSTLLNNLLGVKVAPISPKPQTTRKRLRGILTEGNRQIVFVDTPGLHQPMDALGEFMDQEVYEALADVNAVVWVVDLRHPPTPEDELVAKALRPLVGKVPILLVGNKLDAARYPEEALKAYHALLPEAETRALSALDERQVAELRAELLALLPEGPFFYPEDFAKSDQDFGEWVAEIVREEAMKRLWHEVPYAVAVKTEEVAERENGVLYIKAILYVERPSQKAIVIGEGGRKIKEIGQGARKQLEVFLNRHVYLDLEVKVYPDWRKDPEALRELGYRSTLG, from the coding sequence ATGGAAGAAAAAACCTACTCCGGATTTGTGGCCATTGTGGGCAAGCCCAACGTGGGCAAGTCCACCCTCCTCAACAACCTCCTGGGGGTGAAGGTAGCCCCCATCAGCCCCAAGCCCCAGACCACCCGCAAGCGCCTAAGGGGCATCCTCACCGAGGGCAACCGCCAGATCGTCTTCGTGGACACCCCAGGCCTCCACCAGCCCATGGACGCCCTGGGGGAGTTCATGGACCAAGAGGTGTATGAGGCCCTGGCCGACGTGAACGCCGTGGTCTGGGTGGTGGACCTCCGCCACCCCCCCACCCCAGAGGACGAACTGGTGGCCAAGGCCCTAAGGCCCCTGGTGGGCAAGGTGCCCATCCTGCTGGTGGGCAACAAGCTGGACGCCGCCAGGTACCCCGAGGAAGCCCTGAAGGCCTACCATGCCCTCCTTCCCGAGGCGGAAACCCGGGCGCTCTCCGCCTTGGACGAGCGCCAGGTGGCCGAGCTAAGGGCGGAACTCCTGGCCCTACTCCCCGAAGGCCCCTTCTTCTACCCTGAAGACTTCGCCAAGAGCGACCAGGACTTCGGGGAGTGGGTGGCGGAGATCGTTCGGGAGGAGGCCATGAAGCGCCTTTGGCACGAGGTTCCCTATGCGGTGGCGGTGAAGACCGAGGAGGTGGCGGAAAGGGAAAACGGCGTCCTCTACATCAAGGCCATCCTTTACGTGGAACGACCCTCCCAGAAGGCCATCGTCATCGGGGAAGGCGGTAGGAAGATCAAGGAGATCGGCCAGGGGGCCAGGAAGCAGCTGGAGGTCTTCTTGAACCGGCATGTGTACCTGGACCTCGAGGTCAAGGTCTACCCCGACTGGCGCAAGGACCCCGAGGCCCTAAGGGAGTTGGGCTACCGATCCACCCTCGGGTGA
- the dprA gene encoding DNA-processing protein DprA: MDPLALALLPGIGPKRLLELLAEENPVLSLEERFPQAAIGLPQAEKQAGRERERAAALGVRILGLWEEEFPEGLRRLPQPPTHLYLKGELPQEGKAVAIVGTRKASSWALSFTRRLARELAEAGVWVLSGLARGIDREAHLGALEGGGRTLGVLGSALDRIYPPEHRELAHRMDLVSEFPLGTGPKPEFFPRRNRIIAGLARAVIVVEAPLESGALITARYALELGKEVLAVPGRPTDENSLGANRLIQDGAYPVLSAEDALSYLGLSGKPRKALELSPEEEGLYALLRQGEALPEDLAQALGLPPERVLSLLTLLELKGLAQALPGGRYGAL; encoded by the coding sequence GTGGATCCCTTAGCCCTGGCCCTGCTTCCCGGCATCGGGCCCAAGCGGCTTCTGGAGCTTTTGGCAGAGGAAAACCCGGTTCTTTCCTTGGAAGAGCGCTTTCCCCAGGCGGCGATAGGGCTTCCCCAGGCGGAAAAGCAGGCCGGGAGGGAAAGGGAGCGGGCAGCGGCCTTAGGGGTGCGCATCCTGGGCCTGTGGGAGGAGGAATTCCCCGAGGGGCTTAGAAGGCTTCCCCAGCCTCCCACCCACCTTTACCTAAAAGGGGAACTCCCGCAGGAAGGGAAGGCGGTGGCCATCGTGGGTACCCGCAAGGCCTCCTCCTGGGCGCTTTCCTTTACCCGAAGGCTGGCCCGGGAACTGGCCGAGGCGGGGGTTTGGGTGCTTTCCGGTCTGGCCCGGGGCATTGACCGGGAGGCGCACCTGGGGGCCTTGGAGGGGGGAGGGCGGACCCTGGGGGTTTTGGGGAGTGCCTTGGACCGCATCTATCCCCCTGAGCACCGGGAGTTGGCCCATAGGATGGACCTGGTTTCCGAGTTTCCCTTAGGCACCGGTCCCAAGCCGGAGTTTTTTCCCCGAAGAAACCGCATCATCGCCGGGCTTGCCCGGGCGGTGATCGTGGTGGAGGCCCCATTGGAGTCCGGGGCCCTCATCACCGCCCGCTATGCCCTGGAGCTGGGCAAGGAGGTCTTGGCGGTGCCGGGCCGGCCCACGGACGAAAACTCCCTGGGGGCCAACCGCCTCATCCAGGACGGGGCCTATCCGGTGCTTTCCGCGGAGGACGCCCTCTCCTACCTGGGGCTTTCCGGAAAGCCCAGGAAGGCGCTGGAGCTTTCCCCGGAGGAGGAAGGGCTTTACGCCCTTCTGCGGCAGGGGGAGGCCTTGCCCGAGGACCTGGCCCAAGCCTTGGGGTTGCCCCCAGAGCGGGTGCTCTCCCTCCTCACCCTCCTGGAGCTGAAGGGCCTGGCCCAGGCCCTGCCGGGGGGGAGGTATGGGGCGCTTTAG
- a CDS encoding manganese catalase family protein: protein MFLRIDRLQIELPMPKEQDPNAAAAVQALLGGRFGEMSTLMNYMYQSFNFRGKKALKPYYDLIANIATEELGHIELVAATINSLLAKNPGQDLEEGVDPVAAPLGFAKDARNAAHFIAGGANSLVMGAMGEHWHGEYVFTSGNLILDLLHNFFLEVAARTHKLRVYEMTDNPVAREMIGYLLVRGGVHAAAYGKALESLTGVEMTKMLPIPRIDNSKIPEAKKYMDLGFHKNLYRFSPSDYQDLGLIWTGPSPEDGSQVRVVDGPPEGGPVFDPGHDAAEFAPEFHPGELYEIARKLYEKAK, encoded by the coding sequence ATGTTTCTGAGAATAGACCGCCTGCAGATAGAACTGCCCATGCCCAAGGAACAGGACCCTAACGCTGCCGCCGCAGTCCAGGCCCTTTTGGGGGGGCGCTTCGGGGAGATGTCCACCCTGATGAACTATATGTACCAGTCCTTCAACTTCCGGGGGAAGAAGGCCCTTAAGCCCTACTACGACCTCATCGCCAACATCGCCACGGAGGAGCTGGGCCACATAGAGCTGGTGGCCGCCACCATCAACAGCCTTCTGGCCAAAAACCCGGGGCAGGACCTCGAGGAAGGCGTGGACCCCGTGGCCGCCCCCCTGGGCTTTGCCAAGGACGCCCGCAACGCCGCCCACTTCATCGCCGGCGGGGCCAATAGCCTGGTGATGGGGGCCATGGGGGAGCACTGGCACGGGGAGTACGTCTTCACCAGCGGCAACCTTATCCTAGATCTTCTCCATAACTTTTTCCTGGAGGTGGCCGCCCGTACCCACAAGCTCCGGGTCTACGAGATGACGGATAACCCCGTGGCCCGGGAGATGATCGGCTACCTCCTGGTGCGGGGCGGGGTGCACGCCGCCGCCTACGGCAAGGCCCTGGAGAGCCTCACCGGGGTGGAGATGACCAAGATGCTCCCCATCCCCCGCATCGACAACAGCAAGATCCCCGAGGCCAAGAAGTACATGGACCTGGGCTTCCACAAGAACCTCTACCGCTTTAGCCCCTCCGACTACCAGGACCTGGGGCTCATCTGGACCGGCCCCTCCCCGGAGGACGGCAGCCAAGTGAGGGTGGTAGACGGCCCCCCCGAAGGCGGCCCGGTCTTTGACCCCGGCCACGACGCCGCCGAGTTCGCCCCCGAGTTCCACCCGGGCGAGCTCTACGAAATCGCCAGGAAGCTTTACGAGAAAGCCAAGTAG
- a CDS encoding hydrogen peroxide-inducible genes activator translates to MTLDRLRYLVALMEEKSFTRAAERVYLTQPALSVQIRKLEEELGVSLFDRRQGRPTEMGEKVAAQARRVLEEVARIKALARGEEGVFQGPFRIGVIPTLAPYLLPKLLPRISQRYPALEVSVQEELTPGILQGLQEGRLDAGLVGTEERVPGVQSLPLFTEGFLAYVSPGHPLYARESLHPLEIPLEDTWILSEGHCFRDQVLSVCRPSRERRKVEFQSGDLETLILLVEEVGGLTLLPEVALWTLPRTKRLHLRPLSSPGAGRTIYLLVRVGSLKAPVARALEEEAKGVFHELRLKG, encoded by the coding sequence ATGACCCTGGATCGGTTGCGCTACCTGGTGGCTTTAATGGAGGAGAAAAGTTTCACCCGGGCAGCGGAGCGGGTCTACCTGACCCAGCCCGCCCTCAGCGTGCAGATCCGCAAGCTGGAGGAGGAGTTGGGGGTAAGCCTCTTTGACCGCAGGCAGGGGAGGCCCACGGAAATGGGGGAAAAGGTGGCAGCCCAGGCCCGCCGGGTGCTGGAGGAGGTGGCCAGGATCAAGGCCCTGGCCCGGGGAGAGGAAGGGGTATTTCAAGGTCCTTTCCGAATAGGGGTCATCCCCACCTTGGCCCCCTATCTGCTTCCCAAGCTTCTACCCCGGATTTCCCAAAGGTACCCGGCCTTGGAGGTTTCGGTGCAGGAGGAGCTGACCCCAGGTATCCTCCAAGGGCTTCAAGAGGGTCGCTTGGACGCTGGGCTGGTGGGTACGGAGGAGCGGGTACCCGGCGTGCAAAGCCTTCCCCTTTTCACCGAAGGGTTTCTGGCCTATGTGTCCCCTGGCCACCCCCTCTACGCCAGGGAGAGCCTCCATCCCCTGGAGATCCCCCTCGAGGACACCTGGATTCTTTCGGAGGGCCACTGTTTCCGGGACCAGGTCCTTTCCGTCTGCCGCCCCAGCCGGGAGAGGCGCAAGGTGGAGTTTCAAAGCGGGGATCTGGAAACCTTGATCTTGCTGGTGGAGGAGGTGGGGGGGCTTACCCTTCTGCCCGAGGTGGCCCTGTGGACCCTGCCTCGGACTAAGCGCCTCCATCTCCGGCCCCTAAGCTCCCCAGGGGCAGGGCGGACCATCTATCTTTTGGTGCGGGTGGGTAGCCTTAAGGCACCCGTGGCCCGGGCCTTGGAGGAGGAGGCCAAAGGGGTTTTCCACGAGCTACGGTTAAAGGGCTAG
- a CDS encoding branched-chain amino acid transaminase, producing the protein MIKPEAKGGDVHIKAGLIWMNGALVPQEEAKTSVLSHALHYGTSVFEGIRAYETPRGPAIFRLKEHVRRLFNSAKVLRMEIPFTPEEIEEAIKEVVRKNGYKSCYIRPLAWMGAKALGVNPLPNNPAEVMVAAWEWGAYLGEEAVRKGAKLITSSWARFPANVMPGKAKVGGNYVNSALAKMEAVAAGADEALLLDEEGYVAEGSGENVFFVRDGVIYALEHSVNLEGITRDSVIRIARDLGYEVQVVRATRDQLYMADEVFITGTAAEVTPVSLIDWRPIGSGSAGPITLRIREVYLEAVRGLRPEYEGWLTYVTS; encoded by the coding sequence ATGATCAAGCCCGAGGCCAAAGGTGGGGATGTGCATATCAAAGCCGGTCTCATCTGGATGAACGGGGCCTTGGTGCCCCAGGAGGAGGCCAAGACCAGCGTCCTGAGCCACGCCCTTCACTATGGGACCAGCGTCTTTGAGGGGATACGGGCCTACGAGACCCCTAGGGGCCCGGCCATCTTCCGCCTTAAGGAACACGTGCGGCGCCTTTTCAACTCCGCCAAGGTGTTGCGCATGGAGATTCCCTTCACTCCGGAGGAGATAGAGGAAGCCATCAAAGAGGTGGTGCGGAAAAACGGCTACAAAAGCTGCTACATCCGCCCCCTGGCCTGGATGGGGGCCAAGGCCTTGGGGGTGAACCCCCTGCCCAACAACCCCGCGGAGGTGATGGTGGCCGCCTGGGAGTGGGGGGCTTATCTGGGGGAGGAGGCGGTGCGTAAGGGGGCCAAGCTCATCACCAGCTCCTGGGCCCGCTTCCCCGCCAACGTGATGCCGGGAAAGGCCAAGGTGGGGGGGAACTACGTGAACTCGGCCTTGGCCAAGATGGAGGCGGTGGCGGCGGGGGCGGACGAGGCGCTTTTGCTGGACGAGGAAGGGTATGTGGCCGAGGGCAGCGGGGAGAACGTGTTTTTCGTGCGGGATGGGGTGATCTACGCCCTCGAGCACTCGGTGAACCTGGAGGGGATCACCCGCGACTCCGTGATCCGCATCGCCAGGGACCTGGGGTACGAGGTCCAGGTGGTGCGGGCCACCCGGGACCAGCTCTACATGGCGGACGAGGTCTTCATCACCGGCACCGCCGCCGAGGTGACCCCGGTTTCCCTGATCGACTGGCGGCCCATCGGTTCGGGGAGTGCCGGGCCCATCACCCTTAGGATCCGGGAGGTCTACCTGGAGGCGGTGCGGGGCCTGAGGCCCGAGTACGAGGGCTGGCTCACCTACGTCACTTCCTGA
- the trmH gene encoding tRNA (guanosine(18)-2'-O)-methyltransferase TrmH — protein sequence MTEARRRRIEEVLRRRQPDLTVLLENVHKPHNLSAILRSCDAVGVLEAHAVNPTGGVPTFNETSGGSHKWVYLRVHPSIQEAISFLKERGFRVYATALREDAQDFREVDYTKPTAILLGAEKWGVSQEALALSHGAIKIPMLGMVQSLNVSVAAAVILFEAQRQRLEAGLYGNPRLDPALYQKVLEDWLRK from the coding sequence GTGACCGAGGCCCGTAGACGCCGCATAGAGGAGGTCCTAAGGAGGCGCCAGCCCGACCTTACCGTTTTGCTGGAGAACGTGCACAAGCCCCACAACCTCTCGGCCATACTCCGCAGTTGCGACGCCGTGGGGGTCCTCGAGGCCCATGCGGTGAACCCCACCGGTGGGGTGCCCACCTTCAACGAGACCAGCGGGGGAAGCCACAAGTGGGTCTACCTGCGGGTGCACCCCAGCATCCAAGAGGCCATCTCCTTCCTGAAGGAGAGGGGCTTTAGGGTCTACGCCACCGCCCTAAGGGAGGATGCCCAAGACTTCCGGGAAGTGGACTACACCAAGCCCACCGCCATTCTCCTGGGGGCGGAGAAATGGGGGGTTTCCCAGGAGGCTTTGGCCCTTTCCCATGGGGCCATAAAGATCCCCATGCTGGGCATGGTGCAGAGCCTCAACGTGAGCGTGGCGGCGGCGGTGATCCTCTTTGAGGCCCAAAGGCAAAGGCTGGAAGCGGGGCTTTACGGAAACCCCCGCCTGGACCCTGCGCTATACCAGAAGGTCCTCGAGGACTGGCTCAGGAAGTGA